One window of Leptospira wolbachii serovar Codice str. CDC genomic DNA carries:
- the rpsL gene encoding 30S ribosomal protein S12 has protein sequence MPTINQLIRKGREDQKKRTKSPALKACPQRRGVCTRVMTFTPKKPNSALRKVARVRLTTGIEVTAYIPGEGHNLQEHNVVLIRGGRVKDLPGVRYHIIRGTLDTLGVDKRRKGRSKYGAKRPKA, from the coding sequence ATGCCTACAATTAACCAGCTCATCCGTAAAGGAAGAGAAGACCAAAAGAAAAGAACTAAATCTCCTGCCCTAAAAGCATGCCCACAAAGACGTGGAGTTTGCACACGGGTAATGACCTTTACTCCCAAAAAACCGAACTCTGCCCTTCGTAAAGTAGCAAGGGTTCGCCTTACTACAGGAATTGAAGTCACAGCTTACATTCCAGGGGAAGGACACAACCTCCAAGAACACAACGTGGTTCTCATCCGTGGAGGAAGGGTAAAAGACTTACCAGGGGTTCGTTATCATATCATTCGTGGAACACTGGATACACTCGGTGTGGACAAACGTCGTAAAGGACGTT